One genomic window of Solanum stenotomum isolate F172 chromosome 9, ASM1918654v1, whole genome shotgun sequence includes the following:
- the LOC125876750 gene encoding gibberellin 2-beta-dioxygenase 1-like, translating to MVILSKQTSFFNGVPLIDLSKPDSKNLIVNACEEFGFFKIINHDVPMEFISKLESEAIKFFSSPLSEKLKAGPADPFGYGNKQIGTNGDFGWVEHILVSTNSEFNYQKFASILGVNPENIRAAVNDYVSAVKKMSCDILEMLAEGLEIHQTDVFSKLLMDENSDSVFRVNHYPPCSEIEGLNDNNNNNNNDLIGFGEHTDPQIISILRSNNTSGLQILLKDGHWISVPPDEHSFFVNVGDSLQVMTNGRFKSVKHRVLANSVKSRLSMIYFGGPPLSEKIAPLASLMEGEDSSLYKEFTWFEYKKSAYKTRLADNRLILFEKIAAS from the exons ATGGTGATCTTGTCCAAACAAACCTCATTCTTCAATGGTGTTCCATTGATAGACCTCTCTAAACCCGACTCCAAAAACCTCATCGTTAATGCCTGCGAAGAATTCGGATTCTTCAAGATCATAAACCATGATGTTCCTATGGAATTCATAAGTAAACTCGAATCCGAAGCCATCAAATTCTTCTCTTCTCCCCTCTCGGAGAAACTAAAAGCAGGGCCTGCTGATCCTTTTGGCTATGGCAATAAACAAATCGGAACAAATGGCGATTTTGGTTGGGTCGAACACATCCTCGTATCGACTAACTCCGAATTCAATTACCAGAAATTTGCATCTATATTAGGTGTCAATCCAGAAAACATTCG GGCTGCGGTTAATGATTATGTTTCAGCAGTGAAGAAAATGTCGTGTGATATTCTTGAAATGTTGGCGGAGGGATTAGAGATTCATCAGACGGATGTTTTCAGTAAGCTTTTGATGGACGAAAATAGCGACTCTGTTTTCAGGGTGAATCACTATCCGCCATGTTCAGAGATTGAAGGAttgaatgataataataataataataataatgatttgATTGGATTTGGAGAACATACTGACCCACAAATCATATCGATATTAAGATCCAATAACACTTCGGGGCTCCAAATATTACTGAAAGATGGACATTGGATCTCTGTCCCACCTGATGAACATTCTTTCTTCGTCAATGTTGGTGACTCATTGCAG GTTATGACTAACGGAAGGTTCAAGAGTGTGAAACATAGGGTATTGGCAAATAGTGTGAAATCAAGACTATCAATGATATATTTTGGAGGACCACCATTGAGTGAAAAAATAGCACCATTGGCATCACTAATGGAAGGAGAAGATAGTAGTTTGTACAAAGAATTTACATGGTTTGAGTATAAAAAATCAGCATACAAAACTAGACTGGCTGATAATAGATTgatactttttgaaaaaattgcaGCCtcataa